The following coding sequences are from one Primulina eburnea isolate SZY01 chromosome 15, ASM2296580v1, whole genome shotgun sequence window:
- the LOC140814310 gene encoding heterodimeric geranylgeranyl pyrophosphate synthase small subunit, chloroplastic-like produces the protein MVFPTITTASPQVPFPKTTSQIIRRPIRCGSASVSTQFDLKTYWTSLIKEIDQKLDEAIPVQYPQRIYEAMRYSVLAKGAKRSPPVMCVAACEIFGGNRQAAFPTACALEMVHAASLIHDDLPCMDDDPSRRGQPSNHTKFGVDMAILAGDALFPLGFRHIVSHTPTDIIPEARLIRVIAEIARAVGSTGMAAGQFMDLEGGPNAVDFVQEKKFGEMGQCSAVCGGLLAGASDDEIQHLRQYGQAVGVMYQVVDDILEAKSGTGGGEKKTKAKSYVSAYGVEKAIEVAEDLKFQAKRALDGFEKYGERVLPLYSFVDYAADRGFSIGESV, from the exons ATGGTGTTCCCTACGATAACCACAGCATCTCCACAGGTTCCCTTCCCGAAGACGACTTCGCAGATCATACGCCGCCCTATCCGGTGCGGTTCCGCTTCGGTTTCTACTCAATTTGATCTCAAAACCTACTGGACCTCTCTGATTAAGGAGATCGACCAGAAACTCGATGAGGCTATTCCAGTGCAGTACCCGCAGCGGATCTATGAAGCCATGCGCTACTCGGTTCTGGCTAAAGGCGCCAAAAGATCGCCGCCGGTCATGTGTGTCGCCGCCTGTGAGATTTTTGGTGGTAATCGCCAAGCCGCCTTCCCCACTGCCTGTGCTCTTGAAATG GTTCATGCTGCTTCGCTTATCCACGATGACTTGCCATGTATGGATGATGACCCATCTCGAAGAGGCCAACCCTCTAATCATACGAAATTTGGAGTTGACATGGCAATACTAGCTGGGGATGCATTGTTCCCTCTTGGTTTCCGCCACATTGTTTCACACACCCCAACTGATATCATCCCTGAGGCTCGCCTCATTCGGGTAATTGCTGAGATTGCAAGAGCAGTTGGGTCCACTGGCATGGCTGCTGGTCAGTTTATGGACCTCGAGGGTGGACCAAATGCAGTTGACTTTGTCCAAGAAAAGAAGTTTGGTGAGATGGGTCAGTGCTCAGCAGTTTGTGGAGGCCTTTTAGCTGGTGCTTCGGATGATGAGATTCAGCATCTGAGACAATATGGCCAGGCTGTGGGTGTTATGTATCAGGTGGTTGATGATATTCTGGAAGCAAAATCAGGGACGGGAGGTGGGGAGAAAAAAACGAAAGCTAAAAGTTATGTATCTGCATACGGTGTTGAGAAGGCGATAGAAGTAGCCGAGGATCTGAAGTTTCAAGCTAAAAGGGCATTGGATGGATTCGAGAAATACGGTGAGAGAGTTCTGCCTTTATACAGTTTTGTAGATTATGCTGCTGATAGAGGTTTTAGCATTGGCGAATCAGTGTAA